In Rhodospirillaceae bacterium, one genomic interval encodes:
- the rsmH gene encoding 16S rRNA (cytosine(1402)-N(4))-methyltransferase RsmH codes for MREPVPPRPTFSHTPVLLREVLDVLTPQDGAIYVDATFGAGGYSRAILEAAECTVWGIDRDPEAQNRAADLIARFPGRLTVLQGCYGDMAELLENAGVGQVDGIAFDLGVSSMQLDDPDRGFSFRADGPLDMRMSKDGMTAADVVNELPEKELADVIYKYGEERASRRIAKTIIDVRADKPITGTAELARLIRGVVKKSKDGIDPATRTFQALRIYVNDELGDLERGLRAAEALLVPGGRMAVVSFRSLEDRIVKDFMRVRSGAAARPSRHLPVSAEDQQAASIRPVHRGAVKASSDEVSTNPRARSARLRAGERTDAPVWPTPPRGPANDDANRRAA; via the coding sequence ATGCGTGAGCCGGTCCCCCCCCGTCCCACGTTTTCCCATACACCTGTGCTTTTGCGCGAAGTACTCGACGTCCTGACACCCCAGGACGGCGCGATCTACGTTGACGCGACTTTTGGCGCGGGTGGATATTCTCGCGCAATCCTCGAAGCAGCCGAATGTACGGTCTGGGGAATTGACCGTGACCCGGAAGCGCAAAATCGCGCTGCGGACCTGATCGCACGTTTCCCAGGCAGGCTTACCGTGTTGCAGGGCTGCTACGGCGATATGGCCGAGTTGCTTGAGAATGCTGGCGTCGGACAGGTTGATGGCATCGCTTTCGATCTTGGTGTCTCGTCCATGCAGTTGGATGATCCCGACCGGGGCTTCTCCTTCCGCGCCGATGGCCCCTTGGACATGCGCATGTCGAAAGACGGCATGACCGCAGCCGATGTGGTGAACGAGCTTCCCGAAAAAGAACTTGCCGACGTTATATATAAGTATGGCGAAGAGCGCGCATCCCGGCGGATTGCGAAAACGATCATAGATGTGCGGGCGGATAAGCCGATTACCGGTACCGCCGAATTAGCAAGACTTATCCGTGGCGTCGTCAAAAAATCCAAGGACGGCATTGATCCGGCGACCCGGACATTCCAAGCGTTGCGAATTTATGTGAACGATGAGTTAGGGGACCTGGAACGCGGCCTGCGCGCTGCCGAGGCATTGCTTGTGCCCGGCGGCCGCATGGCCGTGGTTTCATTCCGTTCTCTTGAAGACAGAATCGTAAAGGACTTCATGCGCGTGCGCAGTGGCGCTGCGGCAAGACCTTCACGTCATTTGCCTGTGTCCGCTGAGGATCAGCAGGCAGCCAGCATTCGGCCCGTGCACAGGGGGGCGGTTAAGGCTTCATCCGATGAAGTTTCAACCAATCCCCGCGCCCGGTCGGCGCGATTGCGGGCAGGCGAGAGGACCGATGCACCGGTCTGGCCAACACCCCCCCGTGGGCCGGCTAACGATGATGCAAACAGGAGGGCAGCCTAA